A portion of the Bifidobacterium bifidum ATCC 29521 = JCM 1255 = DSM 20456 genome contains these proteins:
- a CDS encoding GNAT family N-acetyltransferase yields MLEDMSYTIRAAVDADVPAIADIYNEAVIRGGASADLEPVSLESRRAWVDSHRPRAKYPVVVIEGPEGAVVGFGSLSKFHQRAGYDGIAELSYYIAGDHQRQGLGTMMVRWLIDAAAERGFTHVTAIIYADNAGSVALMRRFGFIRFGLLPAAVGALDGKLHDMSYWVKALAGGVQSLRLKTGE; encoded by the coding sequence ATGCTTGAAGACATGTCCTATACCATCCGCGCGGCCGTTGACGCCGACGTTCCGGCCATCGCCGACATCTACAACGAGGCGGTGATCCGTGGGGGAGCGTCCGCCGACCTTGAACCGGTGTCTCTGGAAAGCCGTCGTGCGTGGGTCGACTCCCATCGGCCACGCGCCAAGTATCCGGTCGTCGTCATCGAAGGTCCCGAAGGCGCCGTCGTGGGGTTCGGCTCGCTTTCGAAATTCCATCAGCGGGCCGGATACGACGGCATCGCCGAACTGAGCTACTACATCGCCGGCGACCACCAACGCCAGGGACTCGGCACCATGATGGTGCGATGGCTGATCGATGCCGCGGCAGAGCGCGGATTCACGCATGTCACGGCGATCATCTACGCCGACAACGCCGGTTCCGTCGCGCTCATGCGGCGGTTCGGATTCATCCGGTTCGGCCTGCTTCCCGCCGCGGTGGGCGCGCTCGACGGCAAGCTGCATGACATGAGCTATTGGGTCAAGGCGTTGGCGGGTGGGGTACAATCCTTAAGGTTGAAGACAGGAGAGTAA
- the pth gene encoding aminoacyl-tRNA hydrolase yields MASDFWLIVGLGNPGKKYEGTRHNMGFMTADILAERWSVAFSDHKGLAMLGKGAMNLQGRNVKFFLAKPLTYMNDSGNAVASISAYYQIQPDHVVVIHDDMDLEFGRIKVKAGGSAGGHNGIKSIDKALSTPKYARVRMGVGHAQRGAHAHDNTVNWVLGGFGPDQRKQLPEFLADGADAAETIIFDGLAATQEKFNGR; encoded by the coding sequence ATGGCATCCGATTTCTGGCTGATCGTGGGGCTGGGCAATCCCGGCAAGAAGTACGAGGGCACCCGTCACAACATGGGCTTCATGACCGCCGACATATTGGCCGAACGCTGGTCCGTCGCCTTTTCCGACCACAAGGGGCTCGCGATGCTCGGCAAGGGCGCGATGAATCTGCAGGGTCGCAACGTCAAGTTCTTCCTCGCCAAGCCGCTGACCTACATGAACGACTCGGGCAACGCGGTCGCCTCGATCAGCGCGTACTATCAGATCCAGCCGGATCACGTCGTCGTCATCCATGACGACATGGATCTCGAATTCGGCCGCATAAAGGTCAAGGCGGGCGGATCCGCCGGCGGGCACAACGGCATCAAATCAATCGACAAAGCCCTGAGCACCCCGAAGTATGCGCGCGTGCGCATGGGCGTCGGCCACGCTCAGCGCGGAGCCCACGCGCACGACAACACCGTCAACTGGGTGCTCGGCGGTTTCGGACCCGACCAGCGCAAGCAGCTGCCGGAATTCCTCGCAGACGGCGCCGACGCGGCCGAAACCATCATCTTCGACGGACTCGCCGCCACCCAGGAGAAGTTCAATGGCCGCTGA
- the mfd gene encoding transcription-repair coupling factor, with translation MAAEQGRARGKASAATAAATATRVQNALIDGSLCGILERLDEDPAFHRLVSGGMSIADDKDIAPIITVGAPDGLRPAIAAAQAEHTPVVLVVASSREAEDTVNALRSWYDGDPNDIAQLEAWETLPHERLSPRADTVASRMAVFRRLTHPSDTNPMFGPIRILVMPVRSLIQPVVKGLGDVDPLVFTQGEELPLDDVSRRLVENAYTRVDLVMDRGEFAVRGGIIDVFPPTAPHPVRIEFFGDEIDSIREFHASDQRTYGEGVRTIWATPCRELQLTDAVRDRAKRLIGQIPNADDMLESIANAIPIEGMESLMPALIDDMEPVTGMLDRHAVIMLAGPEKLRRAADDLSKTANEFLAASWHVAAAGHGAGAPISFDQASFLDYEETINSLAYSSHDVWNLTSFGVDASRPNHVQLAAGNPGEYRGDEAKAAAGIEGLIDAGYQVTVTAAAQGTLARLKRAVNETGIASFDVIRSQAIDGFIDTAAKTALLTERDLTGRSSAAGQAKTPKRRRKAIDLMELKAGDYVVHEQHGIGRFLEMRQRTIGTGANKTTREYLVIEYAPSKRGAPADKLFIPTDQLDLISKYIGAEAPKLNKLGGSDWAATKAKARKHVHEIAEDLVKLYSARQRTKGFAFSPDTPWQKELEDAFPYQETTDQLTTIDDVKSDMEKPVPMDRLICGDVGFGKTEIAVRAAFKAIQDGKQVAVLVPTTLLVQQHHETFTERYEGFPVTVAAMSRFQTTKEINETIEGLETGGVDVVIGTHKLLNPKIKFKDLGLVIIDEEQRFGVEHKETLKALRTNVDVLSLSATPIPRTLEMAVTGIREMSTLATPPEDRLPVLTYVGAYEDAQVTAAVRRELLRGGQVFYVHNRVQDIAKTAAKIHELVPEARVGIAHGKMGEKQLDGVIRDFWHRDIDVLVCTTIIETGLDISNANTLIVDHADRFGLSQLHQLRGRVGRGRERAYAYFLYDPSKPMTQQSHDRLATIAQNTALGSGFDVAMKDLELRGTGNLLGDEQSGHIEGVGFDLYVRMVSEAVEQYKEPERTEPVAVTIDLPIEASIPVDYIDSDKLRLEAYRKLAASRTDEDLKELADELTDRYGKLPEEFETLFGVARLRMKARELGISEIVAQGKNVRVGKIDPPESMQMRINRIYRGAQYRPVTHTYLIPAPFAGTLGGKPMPGDQVMDWVSDLLHDFAWKPQPRKA, from the coding sequence ATGGCCGCTGAGCAGGGACGCGCGCGCGGCAAAGCATCCGCCGCCACCGCCGCTGCCACGGCCACACGCGTCCAGAACGCGCTGATCGACGGCTCCCTGTGCGGCATCCTCGAACGGCTCGATGAGGATCCGGCATTCCATCGGCTCGTCAGCGGCGGCATGAGCATCGCCGACGACAAGGACATCGCCCCGATCATCACCGTGGGCGCCCCGGACGGGTTGCGCCCGGCCATCGCCGCAGCGCAGGCGGAACACACCCCCGTCGTCCTGGTCGTGGCCTCCAGCCGCGAGGCCGAGGACACCGTGAACGCGCTGCGGTCGTGGTACGACGGCGACCCGAACGACATCGCACAACTGGAGGCCTGGGAGACGCTGCCCCACGAGCGGCTCAGTCCCCGTGCCGACACCGTGGCGAGCCGCATGGCCGTATTCCGCAGGCTCACGCACCCCAGCGACACCAATCCGATGTTCGGACCGATCCGCATACTCGTCATGCCGGTGCGTTCGCTGATCCAGCCCGTTGTCAAGGGGCTCGGCGACGTCGATCCGCTCGTCTTCACGCAAGGCGAGGAGCTGCCTCTCGACGACGTGTCGCGCCGACTGGTTGAGAACGCCTACACGCGCGTCGACCTGGTGATGGACCGTGGCGAGTTCGCGGTGCGCGGCGGCATCATCGACGTCTTTCCCCCAACCGCGCCACATCCGGTGCGCATCGAGTTCTTCGGTGACGAGATCGACTCCATCCGAGAATTCCACGCGTCCGACCAGCGCACCTACGGCGAGGGCGTCCGCACGATCTGGGCGACGCCCTGCCGTGAACTGCAGCTCACCGACGCCGTGCGGGACCGGGCGAAACGGCTCATCGGGCAGATTCCGAATGCCGACGACATGCTGGAGTCCATCGCGAACGCGATTCCCATCGAAGGCATGGAATCCCTGATGCCCGCGCTCATCGACGACATGGAACCCGTGACCGGCATGCTTGACAGGCATGCCGTCATCATGCTCGCTGGCCCGGAAAAGCTGCGCCGCGCGGCGGACGACCTCTCGAAAACCGCGAACGAGTTCCTCGCCGCCAGCTGGCATGTCGCCGCGGCCGGGCACGGTGCCGGAGCTCCCATCAGCTTCGACCAGGCCAGCTTCCTCGACTACGAGGAGACCATCAACTCGCTCGCATACTCCAGCCACGACGTGTGGAACCTCACCAGTTTCGGCGTGGACGCCAGCCGCCCGAACCACGTGCAGCTCGCCGCCGGCAACCCGGGCGAATACCGCGGTGACGAGGCGAAGGCCGCGGCCGGCATCGAGGGGCTCATCGACGCAGGGTACCAGGTCACCGTCACCGCGGCCGCGCAGGGCACGCTCGCACGATTGAAGCGAGCCGTCAACGAGACCGGCATCGCCTCGTTCGACGTCATCCGCTCCCAGGCCATCGACGGGTTCATCGACACGGCGGCGAAGACCGCGCTGCTCACTGAACGCGACCTGACCGGACGGTCCAGTGCGGCCGGTCAGGCGAAGACCCCCAAGCGCCGCCGCAAGGCAATCGACCTGATGGAGCTCAAAGCCGGAGACTACGTGGTCCATGAGCAGCACGGCATCGGCCGTTTCCTGGAGATGCGGCAGCGCACCATCGGCACCGGGGCGAACAAGACCACGCGCGAATACCTTGTCATCGAATACGCGCCCAGCAAGCGCGGCGCCCCGGCCGACAAGCTGTTCATCCCCACCGATCAGCTGGATCTGATCAGCAAATACATCGGCGCGGAGGCCCCCAAGCTCAACAAGCTCGGCGGCTCCGACTGGGCCGCAACCAAGGCGAAGGCGCGCAAGCACGTGCACGAGATCGCCGAGGACCTGGTGAAGCTGTACTCTGCCAGGCAGCGCACCAAGGGGTTCGCGTTCAGCCCCGACACGCCATGGCAGAAGGAGCTGGAGGACGCGTTCCCGTATCAGGAGACGACGGACCAGCTCACCACCATCGACGATGTCAAGTCCGACATGGAGAAACCAGTGCCGATGGATCGCCTCATCTGCGGCGACGTCGGCTTCGGCAAGACCGAGATCGCCGTGAGAGCAGCGTTCAAGGCCATACAGGACGGCAAGCAGGTGGCCGTCCTCGTGCCGACTACGCTGCTCGTGCAGCAGCATCACGAGACGTTCACCGAACGGTACGAGGGCTTCCCGGTCACCGTTGCGGCCATGAGCCGCTTCCAGACGACCAAGGAGATCAACGAGACCATCGAGGGACTGGAGACGGGTGGCGTCGACGTCGTCATCGGCACCCACAAGCTGCTCAACCCCAAGATCAAGTTCAAGGATCTCGGCCTTGTCATCATCGACGAGGAGCAGCGGTTCGGCGTCGAGCACAAGGAGACGCTCAAGGCGCTGCGCACCAATGTGGACGTGCTCTCGCTGTCCGCCACGCCTATCCCGCGCACGCTGGAGATGGCGGTGACCGGCATCCGCGAGATGTCTACGCTCGCCACCCCGCCCGAGGACCGGCTTCCCGTGCTCACCTACGTGGGCGCGTACGAGGACGCTCAGGTCACGGCCGCGGTCCGGCGCGAACTGCTGCGCGGCGGACAGGTGTTCTACGTGCACAACCGCGTGCAGGACATCGCGAAGACGGCCGCGAAGATCCACGAGCTCGTCCCCGAGGCGCGAGTCGGCATCGCTCACGGCAAGATGGGGGAGAAGCAGCTCGACGGCGTAATCCGCGACTTCTGGCATCGCGACATCGACGTGCTCGTATGCACGACGATCATCGAGACCGGACTCGACATCTCCAACGCGAACACGCTGATCGTAGACCACGCCGACCGGTTCGGCCTCTCCCAGCTGCACCAGCTGCGCGGGCGCGTCGGCCGTGGCCGCGAACGCGCGTACGCCTACTTCCTGTACGACCCGTCCAAGCCGATGACCCAGCAGTCGCACGACCGCCTCGCCACCATCGCGCAGAACACGGCGCTCGGAAGCGGCTTCGACGTCGCCATGAAGGACCTCGAACTGCGCGGCACCGGCAACCTGCTGGGCGACGAACAGTCCGGGCACATCGAGGGCGTCGGCTTCGACCTGTACGTGCGCATGGTCTCGGAAGCCGTCGAACAGTACAAGGAGCCGGAGCGGACCGAGCCGGTCGCGGTCACCATCGACCTGCCCATCGAAGCGTCCATCCCGGTGGACTACATCGATTCCGACAAGCTGCGGCTCGAAGCATACCGAAAACTGGCCGCTTCGCGCACCGATGAGGACCTCAAGGAACTCGCCGACGAACTCACGGATCGCTACGGCAAACTGCCGGAGGAGTTCGAGACGCTGTTCGGCGTGGCCCGCCTGCGCATGAAGGCGCGGGAACTCGGCATATCGGAGATCGTCGCGCAGGGCAAGAACGTGCGCGTCGGCAAGATCGACCCGCCCGAATCGATGCAGATGCGCATCAACCGCATCTACCGCGGGGCGCAATACCGGCCGGTCACGCACACATACCTGATCCCCGCGCCGTTCGCGGGCACGCTCGGCGGCAAACCGATGCCGGGCGATCAGGTCATGGACTGGGTGAGCGACCTGCTGCACGACTTCGCATGGAAGCCGCAACCGAGGAAGGCATGA
- a CDS encoding anthranilate synthase component I family protein, with translation MMGSGSPFEGMSGGIGEQNGMIRLPYHPLTSLIRHFDNGQALALLHSGRGGRYSVLGLHAYHRLMQYGDDVMEGTLVVCGDDDVWRDRLLPGQDSLMLLHDRLRDEPGVLGFMSYDDGRRREGVRSRFDGGPQAAERKTPPDAAWWSFDDILIEDRQRRSLTLLSHHRHPNSARNIAAIRSVCQSVPAGGGCREATEGGYPDSPHTSASHRGAWRCDHDRASYCEAVERLKSHMRDGEAYVVNYSLRLDVTSPVTPLDMFLRLNDDNPAPFSAYVNGGGWQIVSSSPERFLECRSGHVVTRPIKGTRPRGLTVQEDAANRAALEQSGKDHDELLMVTDLERNDLSREATPGTVQVTGFAELETHPHVFHLVSTVEAELPDARDLSELLAVMSPGGSITGAPKRRVMQLIDRYERSPRGVYTGSLGYITADGDCDLSILIRCATHVGRCDKAGLYRIGAGGGITIESDPDAEYDEAMQKAQALLDALDCDVSDSDVHDGRQGQWHD, from the coding sequence ATGATGGGCTCAGGATCCCCGTTCGAAGGCATGTCCGGAGGCATCGGGGAGCAGAACGGCATGATCCGGCTGCCGTACCATCCCCTGACTTCGCTGATCCGGCATTTCGACAATGGCCAGGCCCTGGCGCTCCTGCACTCGGGGCGGGGCGGACGGTATTCGGTGCTCGGACTGCACGCCTACCATCGGCTCATGCAATACGGCGATGACGTGATGGAAGGCACCCTCGTCGTCTGCGGAGACGACGATGTCTGGCGGGACCGGCTGCTCCCCGGCCAAGACTCGCTCATGCTGCTGCACGACCGGCTGCGTGACGAGCCCGGCGTGCTCGGATTCATGTCATATGATGACGGCCGACGCCGGGAAGGCGTGCGATCCCGGTTCGACGGCGGCCCGCAGGCGGCAGAGCGAAAGACGCCGCCGGACGCCGCATGGTGGAGTTTCGACGACATCCTCATCGAAGACCGGCAGCGGCGCTCGCTGACCCTGCTCAGCCATCATCGCCACCCGAACAGCGCCCGGAACATCGCCGCCATACGATCCGTCTGCCAGTCCGTTCCCGCTGGCGGGGGCTGTCGCGAAGCGACTGAGGGTGGTTATCCAGACTCCCCGCACACCTCAGCCTCCCACCGCGGCGCATGGCGCTGCGACCACGATCGCGCCTCATACTGCGAGGCCGTGGAACGACTCAAATCGCACATGCGCGACGGCGAAGCCTACGTAGTGAACTACTCGTTGCGTCTCGACGTCACCAGTCCCGTGACGCCCCTGGACATGTTCCTGCGTCTGAACGACGACAATCCCGCGCCGTTCTCCGCGTATGTCAACGGCGGCGGATGGCAGATCGTCAGCTCGTCGCCGGAACGGTTCCTCGAATGCCGCAGCGGCCATGTCGTCACCCGCCCCATCAAAGGAACGCGGCCACGTGGTCTCACCGTGCAGGAGGACGCGGCCAACCGCGCCGCCCTTGAGCAATCCGGCAAGGACCATGATGAGCTGCTCATGGTCACCGACCTCGAACGCAATGATCTGAGCCGCGAGGCGACTCCCGGAACCGTGCAGGTCACGGGGTTCGCCGAACTGGAGACCCACCCGCACGTGTTCCATCTGGTGTCCACCGTCGAGGCCGAATTGCCCGATGCCCGCGATCTGTCCGAACTGCTTGCCGTCATGTCGCCGGGCGGATCGATCACGGGGGCTCCCAAGCGCCGCGTCATGCAACTCATCGACCGGTATGAACGGTCGCCTCGCGGCGTGTACACCGGCTCTCTCGGCTACATCACCGCCGATGGCGACTGCGATCTGAGCATTCTGATCCGCTGCGCGACGCACGTCGGGCGATGTGACAAGGCGGGTCTGTACCGGATCGGCGCGGGCGGCGGCATCACCATCGAATCCGACCCGGACGCCGAATACGACGAGGCCATGCAGAAAGCACAGGCGCTGCTCGACGCGCTGGACTGTGACGTGTCGGACAGTGACGTGCATGACGGAAGACAAGGACAATGGCATGACTAA
- a CDS encoding aminotransferase class IV, translating to MTNSNGTPGGEGTAVTFALDEGYQFGLGVFETINLTGGRLVMLDRHLDRLRRGARALDIDAPDDDTLRAHIAEHLDAAELPDGRSFAVKLMVSSANVIVTHRPNPYADWAQDRGLRLGWCRAWRNECSPLTAHKTLNQGDNILESRSARRLGFDSAVYLNTRGDICETTNANLFFVRDGRLYTPDERCGLLPGTVRAWLCERYEAEQGTFRQDSLDSWDEVFATNALMGVRPVVELGDAGYGIGPVTRAIQREYRRLELGIL from the coding sequence ATGACTAATAGCAATGGCACGCCTGGCGGCGAAGGCACGGCCGTCACATTCGCCCTGGATGAGGGATACCAGTTCGGCCTCGGCGTATTCGAGACCATCAACCTGACCGGCGGGCGACTCGTCATGCTCGACCGTCATCTCGACCGGCTTCGGCGCGGAGCGCGGGCATTGGATATCGACGCGCCGGACGATGATACGCTGCGGGCTCATATCGCCGAACATCTCGACGCGGCAGAATTGCCTGACGGTCGGTCGTTCGCGGTCAAGCTCATGGTGTCGTCCGCGAACGTCATCGTCACGCATCGGCCGAACCCGTATGCGGATTGGGCGCAGGACCGCGGTCTCAGGCTTGGCTGGTGCCGCGCCTGGCGCAACGAGTGTTCGCCGCTCACGGCGCACAAGACGCTGAATCAGGGAGACAACATACTCGAATCGCGTTCGGCTCGGCGGCTCGGCTTCGATTCCGCCGTGTACCTCAACACGCGCGGCGACATCTGCGAGACCACCAACGCGAACCTGTTCTTCGTGCGCGACGGGCGGCTGTACACGCCGGACGAGCGATGCGGGCTGCTACCCGGCACCGTGCGGGCGTGGCTGTGCGAACGATACGAGGCCGAGCAGGGGACCTTCCGACAGGATTCGCTGGACAGCTGGGATGAGGTCTTCGCCACCAACGCCCTGATGGGCGTGCGCCCGGTCGTCGAGCTGGGGGATGCGGGCTATGGAATCGGGCCGGTGACGCGGGCGATCCAGCGCGAATACCGTCGGCTTGAGCTCGGTATCCTCTGA
- the eno gene encoding phosphopyruvate hydratase has translation MAAIESVYARQILDSRGNPTVEVILDTEDGAEGRGLVPSGASTGEAEAWERRDGDKSVYGGKGVLNAVKAVNEVIAPKVIGMDATDQRALDDLMIELDGTPNKGKLGANAILGVSLAALYASAESAELPLYRYIGGTNGHILPVPNMNIMNGGAHADFATDIQEYMISPYGFDTYSEALRAGVEVYHTLKNVLKKEGLNTGLGDEGGFAPKMKSNEDSLKYIMDAISAAGYEPGKQIGICLDVASSEFYNKETGKYRFDGEERDSAYMLDYYENLINEYPIVSIEDPFNEEGWEDWAEITRRLGDRLQFVGDDLLVTNPARLRKAIDMGAANSLLVKLNQIGSVTETLDAIELATENGYTSMVSHRSGETPDTTISDLAVAKNTRQIKTGAPARGERVAKYNRLLEIEEELGSTAQYAGYSAFKACKKYIAK, from the coding sequence GTGGCAGCTATTGAAAGCGTTTACGCGCGTCAGATCCTTGATTCCCGTGGCAACCCGACCGTTGAGGTCATCCTCGACACCGAAGACGGCGCCGAAGGCCGCGGCCTGGTTCCGTCCGGCGCTTCCACCGGTGAGGCCGAGGCTTGGGAGCGCCGCGATGGCGACAAGTCCGTCTACGGCGGCAAGGGTGTGCTGAACGCGGTCAAGGCCGTGAACGAGGTCATCGCTCCGAAGGTCATCGGCATGGATGCCACCGACCAGCGCGCCCTCGACGACCTGATGATCGAGCTCGACGGCACCCCGAACAAGGGCAAGCTGGGCGCCAACGCCATCCTCGGCGTCTCCCTGGCCGCCCTGTACGCCTCCGCCGAGTCCGCCGAACTGCCGCTGTACCGCTACATCGGCGGCACCAACGGCCACATCCTGCCGGTCCCGAACATGAACATCATGAACGGCGGCGCCCACGCCGACTTCGCCACCGACATCCAGGAGTACATGATCTCCCCGTACGGCTTCGACACCTACAGCGAGGCCCTGCGCGCCGGCGTCGAGGTCTACCACACCCTCAAGAACGTCCTGAAGAAGGAAGGCCTGAACACCGGCCTCGGCGACGAAGGCGGCTTCGCCCCGAAGATGAAGTCCAACGAGGACTCCCTCAAGTACATCATGGACGCCATCTCCGCCGCCGGCTACGAGCCCGGCAAGCAGATCGGCATCTGCCTCGACGTCGCCTCCTCCGAGTTCTACAACAAGGAGACCGGCAAGTACCGCTTCGACGGCGAAGAGCGCGACTCCGCCTACATGCTCGACTACTACGAGAACCTCATCAACGAGTACCCGATCGTCTCCATCGAGGATCCGTTCAACGAGGAAGGCTGGGAAGACTGGGCCGAGATCACCCGTCGCCTCGGCGACCGCCTGCAGTTCGTCGGCGACGACCTGCTGGTCACCAACCCGGCCCGCCTGCGCAAGGCCATCGACATGGGTGCCGCGAACTCCCTGCTGGTCAAGCTGAACCAGATCGGTTCCGTCACCGAGACCCTTGACGCCATCGAGCTGGCCACCGAGAACGGCTACACCTCCATGGTCTCCCACCGCTCCGGCGAGACCCCGGACACCACCATCTCCGACCTCGCGGTTGCCAAGAACACCCGCCAGATCAAGACCGGTGCCCCGGCCCGTGGCGAGCGCGTCGCCAAGTACAACCGCCTGCTGGAGATCGAGGAGGAGCTCGGCTCCACCGCTCAGTACGCCGGCTACAGCGCCTTCAAGGCCTGCAAGAAGTACATCGCCAAGTGA
- a CDS encoding FtsB family cell division protein: protein MNDSTRNMRPRGKRSKRHGTGPIAFFVSLFIIALGAIQLVSTFHTYALNLAQLNDLKNQEAALVTKKQDLENDIERWNDDSYVATQARERLGFVFPGEKAVRVQHPEAVTGTSEGTAKTKSGTSDGKVLPWYSELEYSFKKADERPSKTASGSQSGDTGKADGNSGSATDTNSGDKQ from the coding sequence ATGAACGACTCGACCCGGAACATGCGACCACGCGGCAAACGAAGCAAACGGCACGGCACCGGACCGATCGCGTTCTTCGTGTCGCTGTTCATCATCGCGCTCGGAGCCATCCAACTGGTCTCCACGTTCCACACGTACGCGCTGAACCTCGCCCAGCTCAACGACCTCAAGAATCAGGAAGCCGCGCTTGTCACCAAGAAGCAGGATCTCGAAAACGACATCGAACGCTGGAATGATGACAGCTATGTGGCGACGCAGGCGAGGGAGCGGCTCGGCTTCGTCTTCCCCGGTGAGAAGGCGGTGCGCGTGCAACACCCGGAAGCGGTGACGGGCACGAGCGAGGGGACCGCGAAGACCAAAAGCGGTACATCCGACGGGAAGGTGCTGCCCTGGTACAGCGAGCTCGAATATTCGTTCAAGAAAGCCGATGAGCGGCCATCGAAAACGGCCTCCGGCAGCCAATCGGGCGATACCGGCAAAGCCGACGGCAACTCCGGCAGCGCAACCGACACGAACTCGGGCGACAAGCAGTAG
- a CDS encoding DUF501 domain-containing protein, producing the protein MTEPESQDESTTRDVAKLADRFLQQRADEHDIAIVERQLGRYPRGMVAVGARCACGRPLAVVTRPMLPGGIPFPTTCYLTSPEAVKAVSHIEAEGRMRAYNELLHDDETVAGEYRGAHRLYVAFRHELAVRLGDDESRIANVSAGGMPERVKCLHALLAQTLVMGEGVNPIGDRVLEAVTEEFSPSVCRCGSLDD; encoded by the coding sequence GTGACCGAACCAGAATCACAAGACGAATCCACCACACGAGATGTCGCGAAACTCGCCGACCGATTCCTGCAGCAGCGTGCAGATGAGCATGACATCGCCATCGTCGAACGGCAGCTCGGACGATACCCGCGCGGCATGGTGGCGGTCGGCGCCCGCTGCGCATGCGGCCGGCCGCTCGCCGTGGTCACCCGGCCCATGCTGCCCGGCGGCATACCGTTCCCCACCACCTGCTATCTGACCAGCCCCGAGGCGGTGAAGGCGGTGTCGCACATCGAAGCGGAAGGCCGCATGCGGGCGTACAACGAGCTGCTGCACGACGATGAGACGGTGGCCGGCGAGTACCGCGGGGCGCACCGCCTGTACGTGGCGTTCCGCCATGAGCTGGCGGTGCGGCTCGGCGATGACGAAAGCCGCATCGCCAACGTCAGCGCGGGGGGCATGCCCGAACGCGTGAAATGCCTGCATGCGCTGCTGGCGCAGACCCTGGTCATGGGGGAGGGCGTCAACCCCATCGGCGATCGTGTGCTGGAGGCGGTGACGGAGGAGTTCAGTCCATCCGTCTGCCGGTGCGGTTCGCTCGACGACTGA